In Cicer arietinum cultivar CDC Frontier isolate Library 1 chromosome 7, Cicar.CDCFrontier_v2.0, whole genome shotgun sequence, a single window of DNA contains:
- the LOC140921036 gene encoding dnaJ homolog subfamily C GRV2-like: MKAIGWQGGSILALETLKRVVVAGNRARDALVAQGLKVGLVEVLLGLLDWRAGGRNGFCSQMKWNESEASIGRVLAIEVLHAFATEGAHCTKVREILNNSDVWSAYKDQKHDLFLPSNAQSAAAGIAGLIENSSSSRLTYALTAPPPQSTTSRPPPSSTPDYSGKQDNLL; the protein is encoded by the exons ATGAAAGCTATAGGGTGGCAAGGCGGAAGCATTCTAGCTCTTGAGACCCTAAAGCGTGTTGTGGTTGCTGGCAACCGAGCAAGGGATGCTCTTGTTGCACAAGGACTTAA GGTTGGTCTTGTTGAAGTACTTCTTGGTCTTCTTGATTGGAGGGCCGGGGGAAGGAATGGATTTTGTTCTCAGATGAAGTGGAATGAATCTGAAGCATCTATTGGCAGGGTGCTTGCGATTGAG GTTCTGCATGCGTTTGCTACTGAAGGAGCCCATTGTACTAAAGTGCGGGAAATATTGAATAATTCTGAT GTTTGGAGTGCGTACAAAGACCAGAAGCATGATCTTTTCCTTCCTTCAAATGCGCAATCTGCAGCAGCTGGCATTGCTGGTCTCATTGAGAATTCATCATCATCGAGACTCACATATGCCCTTACAGCTCCTCCACCACAATCTACTACTTCTAGACCTCCCCCATCATCCACACCTGACTACAGCGGAAAGCAGGATAACCTTTTGTAG